A DNA window from Halomicrobium mukohataei DSM 12286 contains the following coding sequences:
- a CDS encoding DUF6276 family protein, which yields MDCPECGHETVVFAVDPELREYLPGDDPGASLCPRCLSVRPAVEPPASEPDFSPLGDAFPDGGAAVPMALLLGLLSSLALYRDEIAALLERVERAGTDPLLVIDRLDADPGIESEVDLGRRRHQLEQLL from the coding sequence ATGGACTGTCCCGAGTGTGGCCACGAGACCGTCGTCTTCGCCGTCGATCCCGAACTCCGGGAGTACCTCCCCGGCGATGATCCGGGCGCGTCGCTGTGCCCGCGGTGTCTGTCCGTCCGTCCCGCCGTGGAGCCGCCAGCCAGCGAACCGGACTTTTCGCCCCTCGGCGACGCGTTTCCCGATGGCGGGGCCGCCGTCCCGATGGCGCTGTTGCTCGGCCTGCTCTCCTCGCTGGCGCTGTATCGCGACGAGATCGCCGCGCTGCTGGAGCGTGTCGAGCGTGCCGGCACCGATCCACTGCTGGTGATCGATAGACTCGACGCCGATCCCGGGATCGAGAGCGAGGTCGACCTCGGCCGTCGTCGCCACCAGCTCGAACAACTGCTGTGA
- the thiL gene encoding thiamine-phosphate kinase has protein sequence MDERAALAMIGTRLPGAGDDCAVVDGQVLTTDMLHETTDFPDGTTRYTAGWRAVGASLSDVAAMGADATAAVAVYGAPTFEADALTAFVEGASEVCEAVGAEYVGGDLDGHDEFTVATTGLGRTDEPVLRSGATVGDVVCVTGTLGRSGAGLRLFERGDDERANELFRFEPRVEAGTALSGIATAMMDSSDGLARSLHQLAGASDCGMAVETPLPIDDSVDDVADGSDERLELGAFFGEDFELVCTVPEDEVERARTATPCPLTPIGTVTEAGVTLDGESLPDRGYSH, from the coding sequence ATGGACGAACGCGCGGCACTCGCGATGATCGGCACACGGTTGCCGGGGGCGGGCGACGACTGTGCCGTCGTCGACGGCCAGGTGCTGACGACCGACATGCTCCACGAGACGACGGACTTTCCCGACGGGACGACCCGCTACACCGCCGGCTGGCGCGCCGTCGGTGCCTCGCTGTCGGACGTAGCGGCGATGGGTGCCGACGCGACCGCGGCCGTGGCGGTGTACGGCGCGCCGACGTTCGAGGCCGACGCGCTGACCGCGTTCGTCGAGGGTGCCAGCGAGGTGTGTGAGGCGGTCGGAGCCGAGTACGTCGGGGGCGACCTCGACGGCCACGACGAGTTCACGGTCGCGACGACCGGGCTCGGCCGGACGGACGAGCCGGTGTTGCGCTCCGGGGCGACCGTCGGCGACGTGGTCTGTGTCACCGGCACGCTCGGCCGGAGTGGCGCTGGGCTCCGGCTGTTCGAGCGCGGCGACGACGAGCGGGCCAACGAGCTGTTTCGCTTCGAGCCACGTGTCGAGGCCGGAACGGCGTTGTCCGGTATCGCGACGGCCATGATGGACTCCAGCGACGGGCTGGCCCGATCGCTCCACCAGCTCGCCGGGGCGTCGGACTGCGGGATGGCCGTCGAGACCCCGTTGCCGATCGACGACAGCGTCGACGACGTGGCCGACGGGAGCGACGAACGCCTCGAACTGGGAGCGTTCTTCGGCGAGGACTTCGAACTCGTTTGTACGGTGCCCGAAGACGAGGTCGAACGGGCTCGGACCGCGACGCCCTGTCCGCTCACGCCGATCGGCACCGTCACCGAAGCCGGAGTGACCCTCGACGGCGAGTCGCTCCCCGACCGGGGGTACAGCCACTGA
- the lysS gene encoding lysine--tRNA ligase translates to MSESDPGDDSTQQTTPRDPYALGDHDGEGGPDDRAVFWADAVADEIEAREPSEPVVIKGAISPSGVPHLGNVNEIMRGYFVAESLRERGYEVQQVFTTDDRDPLRKLPRKLADLDGNIVDLGAVNAGALGQNLGRPYTDVPDPFGCCDSYGEHFSNLIADCAELLGVDIEIVSTTELYEDGSFEELTRHVLDNQDRARDVLGEYQDKVDADYVPFNPICGECGKVTETVTAVDTDAGTVEYRCTDMEAGDQVIDGCGHEGTATLREGKLPWRFEWPAGWDVLGVDFEPFGKDHAEGSWPSGVDIAENVFEIDPPVPMVYEWFTLDGEPFSSSEGHVVMVHDVLELLEPAVVRYFFSKDPSKARDFSIERLDQLVDDFDRTERLYFGEESGTEREEALGERAYPPSVRPTVADRFDDEFGEGSWRSVANDRTARETVDELLEDTYADRVRIPYTFAAVLGMFDDPELRTDVARKEGHLADDTPEWAVETAMERVDLASEWARRTDNEFNYELERATLPEADFDEATEAALDELADFVAEGHDGETIQGEIYETAKRHDVPIGDFFSAGYRLLFDETEGPQLGPFVAKLDREFVVERFRRNR, encoded by the coding sequence ATGAGCGAGAGCGATCCGGGGGACGACAGCACACAGCAGACGACACCCAGAGACCCCTACGCGCTGGGCGATCACGACGGCGAAGGGGGCCCCGACGACCGGGCGGTGTTCTGGGCGGACGCCGTCGCCGACGAGATCGAGGCCCGAGAGCCCTCCGAGCCAGTCGTCATCAAGGGCGCGATCTCGCCCTCCGGCGTGCCCCACCTGGGCAACGTCAACGAGATCATGCGGGGCTACTTCGTCGCCGAATCCCTGCGAGAGCGCGGGTACGAGGTCCAGCAGGTGTTCACCACCGACGACCGGGACCCGCTCCGGAAGCTCCCCCGTAAGCTCGCGGACCTCGACGGCAACATCGTCGATCTCGGCGCGGTCAACGCCGGTGCGCTCGGACAGAACCTCGGGCGTCCCTACACGGACGTACCGGACCCCTTCGGCTGCTGTGACTCCTACGGGGAGCACTTCTCGAACCTGATCGCCGACTGTGCGGAGCTGCTCGGCGTCGACATCGAGATCGTCTCGACGACGGAGCTCTACGAAGACGGTTCCTTCGAGGAACTGACCCGCCACGTCCTCGACAATCAGGACCGGGCGCGGGACGTGCTCGGCGAGTACCAGGACAAGGTCGACGCGGACTACGTGCCGTTCAATCCGATCTGTGGCGAGTGTGGCAAGGTCACCGAGACCGTCACGGCCGTCGATACGGACGCCGGCACCGTCGAGTACCGCTGTACGGACATGGAGGCGGGCGATCAGGTCATCGATGGGTGTGGGCACGAGGGGACCGCGACGCTACGCGAGGGGAAACTGCCCTGGCGCTTCGAGTGGCCGGCGGGCTGGGACGTGCTGGGCGTCGACTTCGAGCCGTTCGGGAAGGACCACGCCGAGGGGTCCTGGCCCTCCGGCGTCGACATCGCGGAGAACGTCTTCGAGATCGATCCCCCCGTCCCGATGGTCTACGAGTGGTTCACGCTCGACGGCGAGCCGTTCTCCTCCTCCGAGGGCCACGTGGTGATGGTCCACGACGTACTGGAGCTGCTGGAGCCGGCGGTCGTCCGCTACTTCTTCTCGAAAGATCCCAGCAAGGCACGGGACTTCAGCATCGAGCGCCTCGACCAGCTGGTCGACGACTTCGACCGAACCGAACGGCTCTACTTCGGGGAAGAGAGCGGGACCGAGCGCGAGGAAGCGCTCGGCGAGCGGGCCTATCCCCCGTCGGTCAGGCCGACGGTCGCCGACCGCTTCGACGACGAGTTCGGCGAGGGATCGTGGCGGTCGGTCGCAAACGACCGGACGGCCCGCGAGACCGTCGACGAACTCCTCGAAGACACGTACGCCGATCGGGTCCGCATCCCCTACACCTTCGCCGCGGTGCTCGGGATGTTCGACGATCCCGAATTGCGAACGGACGTGGCCCGCAAGGAGGGCCATCTCGCCGACGACACCCCCGAGTGGGCCGTCGAGACGGCGATGGAGCGGGTCGATCTGGCCAGCGAGTGGGCCCGCCGGACGGACAACGAGTTCAACTACGAACTCGAACGCGCCACACTGCCCGAGGCCGACTTCGACGAGGCCACCGAGGCCGCACTGGACGAGCTGGCAGACTTCGTCGCCGAGGGCCACGACGGCGAGACGATCCAGGGCGAGATCTACGAGACCGCAAAGCGCCACGACGTGCCTATCGGCGACTTCTTCAGCGCCGGCTACCGGCTCCTCTTCGACGAAACTGAGGGGCCACAGCTCGGTCCCTTCGTCGCGAAGCTCGATCGGGAGTTCGTCGTCGAGCGGTTCCGTCGGAATCGGTAG
- a CDS encoding site-2 protease family protein: MNRTDSPTTAPSVEDLASVFQVYQVRRDGDRLLYVGRPRVQPDAVERRLWDRFRESGYEISLEREYDTDADTPMPTHGWVLVARPHSVGIDGIPWTNILLALLTTASTLLVGAVQWYHVDLGANPLGVFRAWPFVAAVLGVLAVHELGHYVASRYHGVDASLPYFIPFPTLIGTMGAVIRMKGRIPDRKALFDIGASGPLAGLVATVVVSAIGLQLDPVVTQDAIAAGSDAPVVRFHNPLLLELIAAATGTLETLRSGTIHPVVFGGWVGMFITFLNLLPVGQLDGGHIVRALYGERQETIAAAVPAALFGLAGYLYFLQDVTNAVGIWVMWGLLATGLAYAGPATPIRDSPLDSKRTLLGVFTFVLGVLCFTPVPFELVT, from the coding sequence ATGAATCGGACCGACTCGCCGACGACCGCACCGTCGGTCGAGGACCTCGCGTCCGTCTTTCAGGTCTACCAGGTCCGCCGCGACGGGGATCGGCTCCTCTACGTCGGACGGCCCCGCGTCCAGCCAGACGCCGTCGAGCGACGGCTCTGGGACCGGTTTCGCGAGTCGGGCTACGAGATCTCGCTGGAGCGAGAGTACGACACCGACGCCGACACGCCGATGCCGACCCACGGCTGGGTCCTCGTGGCCCGTCCCCACTCCGTCGGGATCGACGGGATCCCCTGGACGAACATCCTCCTGGCGCTGTTGACCACCGCGTCGACGCTGCTGGTCGGTGCCGTCCAGTGGTACCACGTCGACCTCGGCGCGAACCCGCTCGGGGTCTTCCGCGCCTGGCCGTTCGTGGCGGCCGTCCTCGGCGTCCTCGCGGTCCACGAGCTGGGACACTACGTCGCGAGCCGGTACCACGGCGTCGACGCGAGCCTCCCCTACTTCATCCCGTTCCCGACGCTGATCGGGACGATGGGTGCGGTCATCCGCATGAAAGGACGGATCCCCGATCGCAAGGCGCTGTTCGACATCGGAGCGTCCGGACCGCTGGCGGGCCTCGTCGCGACGGTCGTCGTCTCGGCGATCGGGCTCCAGCTCGATCCCGTCGTTACGCAGGATGCGATCGCCGCCGGCTCCGACGCGCCGGTCGTCCGCTTTCACAACCCGCTCCTGCTGGAGCTGATCGCCGCCGCCACCGGTACACTGGAGACGCTTCGCTCCGGGACGATCCACCCGGTCGTCTTCGGTGGGTGGGTCGGGATGTTCATCACGTTCCTGAACCTCCTGCCGGTCGGGCAACTCGACGGCGGCCACATCGTCCGGGCGCTGTACGGCGAGCGCCAGGAGACGATCGCCGCTGCCGTTCCCGCGGCGCTGTTCGGGTTGGCTGGCTACCTCTACTTCCTGCAGGACGTGACTAACGCCGTCGGCATCTGGGTCATGTGGGGGCTGCTGGCGACGGGACTCGCCTACGCCGGCCCGGCGACCCCCATCCGGGACTCGCCGCTCGACTCCAAGCGGACGCTGCTCGGCGTCTTCACGTTCGTCCTGGGGGTCCTCTGTTTCACCCCGGTGCCGTTCGAACTGGTGACGTGA
- the argS gene encoding arginine--tRNA ligase — protein MFRQTRSEVETALEAALEALDLPSEDLGIEEPPEDVAAVLASSTAFRLAGEVGAPPPAVAADIAAAIDPSDLTYVDSVEQRGPYVNFLPSDAYFSETLAAAQAEDYGQLPDRDTSVVVEHTSANPTGPVHVGRARNPIIGDALARVLDYAGYDVDRHYYVNDAGRQMAVFTWAYETFDEDDLPEPERDSPEYEMVRYYRKGNSFLEEADADRVEDAESEIQAILQGLEAGDEDAYERVGEVVDTVLGGMSETLGRLPAEFDEFVKETRFMRNDATEDLVDRLKALDQAVYEEDAWQLDLPGFEKNLVFLRSDGTSLYTTRDLAHHEWKFDTYDRAVTVLGEDHKLQADQLDTTLDLLGHDTDQLSQVFYSWVNLPEGGMSTREGTGIDLDDLLDEAIDRAREEVESRIDTRSRDDDLDETDVERIAHQVGIGAVRYDIVSKQPTKGITFEWDRALDFEAQSAPYVQYVHARCCGIRSEAEHAVEEGKEREPESTAADLDAAPLATDAERDLLREIARFPAVIEQAADEHRPHVVATYTRTLAEQFNTFYRECPVLDADPDTKRARLALVDAARHAIANALDAIGIAAPRSM, from the coding sequence ATGTTCCGCCAGACCCGCTCGGAGGTCGAGACGGCGCTCGAAGCCGCGCTGGAGGCGCTCGATCTCCCCAGTGAGGACCTCGGTATCGAGGAACCGCCCGAAGACGTGGCGGCCGTGCTCGCGTCCAGCACGGCGTTTCGGCTCGCGGGCGAGGTCGGTGCGCCACCGCCGGCAGTCGCCGCCGACATCGCCGCAGCGATCGACCCCAGCGACCTGACGTACGTCGACAGCGTCGAACAGCGAGGCCCGTACGTCAACTTCCTGCCCAGCGACGCCTACTTCAGCGAGACGCTGGCGGCCGCACAGGCCGAGGACTACGGGCAGCTCCCGGATCGCGACACGAGCGTCGTGGTCGAGCACACGTCCGCGAACCCGACGGGGCCGGTCCACGTGGGCCGGGCCCGCAATCCGATCATCGGCGACGCGCTGGCTCGCGTGCTCGACTACGCCGGCTACGACGTGGACCGCCACTACTACGTCAACGACGCCGGCCGCCAGATGGCGGTGTTCACCTGGGCCTACGAGACCTTCGACGAGGACGACCTCCCGGAGCCCGAACGGGACTCGCCGGAGTACGAGATGGTCCGGTACTACCGGAAGGGCAACAGCTTCCTCGAAGAGGCCGACGCCGACCGCGTCGAGGACGCCGAAAGCGAGATCCAAGCGATCCTGCAGGGCCTCGAAGCGGGCGACGAAGACGCCTACGAACGGGTCGGCGAGGTCGTCGACACCGTGCTGGGGGGGATGAGCGAGACGCTCGGTCGGCTCCCGGCCGAGTTCGACGAGTTCGTCAAAGAGACGCGGTTCATGCGCAACGACGCGACCGAGGACCTCGTCGACCGGCTCAAAGCCCTCGACCAGGCGGTGTACGAGGAAGACGCCTGGCAGCTCGATCTGCCCGGCTTCGAGAAGAACCTCGTCTTCCTGCGCTCGGACGGGACCTCGCTGTACACCACGCGGGACCTTGCCCACCACGAGTGGAAGTTCGACACCTACGACCGGGCCGTGACGGTGCTCGGGGAAGACCACAAGCTCCAGGCCGACCAGCTCGACACCACGCTGGACCTGCTCGGCCACGACACCGACCAGCTCAGCCAGGTGTTCTACTCGTGGGTGAACCTCCCCGAGGGCGGCATGAGTACCCGCGAGGGAACCGGGATCGACCTCGACGACCTGCTGGACGAAGCGATCGACCGTGCGCGCGAGGAAGTCGAGAGCCGAATCGACACCCGCAGCCGCGACGACGACCTCGACGAGACGGACGTCGAGCGGATCGCCCACCAGGTCGGCATCGGCGCGGTCCGGTACGACATCGTCTCCAAACAGCCGACGAAGGGGATCACCTTCGAGTGGGACCGCGCGCTCGACTTCGAGGCGCAGTCGGCACCGTACGTCCAGTACGTCCACGCGCGGTGCTGTGGCATCCGCAGCGAGGCGGAACACGCTGTGGAGGAGGGCAAAGAGCGAGAGCCCGAATCGACGGCCGCAGATCTCGACGCGGCCCCGCTGGCGACCGACGCCGAACGGGACCTCCTGCGAGAGATCGCGCGGTTCCCCGCCGTGATCGAGCAGGCCGCCGACGAACACCGCCCCCACGTCGTCGCGACCTACACACGCACGCTCGCCGAGCAGTTCAACACTTTCTACCGAGAGTGTCCGGTACTGGACGCCGATCCGGACACCAAGCGGGCGCGCCTCGCGCTCGTCGATGCGGCCAGACACGCGATTGCGAACGCGTTAGACGCCATCGGCATCGCGGCTCCCCGTTCGATGTGA
- the prf1 gene encoding peptide chain release factor aRF-1 — protein sequence MSESEQEQSDKQKYEFKKVIEKLKGYDGSGTQLVTIYVPEDKQISDVVAHVTQEHSEASNIKSKQTRTNVQDALTSIKDRLRYYGNAPPENGMVLFSGAVDSSGGRTEMVTEVLESPPDPIESFRYHCDSDFLTEPLDEMLADKGLFGLIVLDRREANVGWLKGKRVEPVKSASSLVPGKQRKGGQSAQRFARLRLEAIDNFYQEVAEMANDLFVSRRHEMNGILVGGPSPTKDEFLDGDYLHHELGDNVLGKFDVAYTDESGLYDLVDAASEVLAEHEILQDKEAMEEFFKELHDGDLATYGFGPTRENLIMGSVDRLLISEDLRKDVLTYTCENGHDEYEMVDRSASIDDHDCSRCSETVPAEEAEREDAIDHLMEIAQQRGTETLFISTDFEKGEQLLSAFGGVAGLLRYSTGV from the coding sequence ATGAGCGAGTCCGAGCAGGAGCAATCCGACAAACAAAAATACGAGTTCAAGAAAGTCATCGAGAAGCTCAAGGGGTACGACGGATCCGGGACGCAACTGGTGACGATCTACGTACCAGAGGACAAGCAGATCAGCGACGTCGTCGCCCACGTCACACAGGAACACTCCGAAGCGTCCAACATCAAGTCAAAGCAGACCCGGACCAACGTCCAGGACGCCCTGACCAGCATCAAAGACCGGCTTCGCTACTACGGGAACGCACCGCCCGAGAACGGGATGGTCCTGTTCTCCGGTGCGGTCGACTCCAGTGGTGGACGCACCGAGATGGTCACGGAGGTCCTAGAGAGTCCGCCCGACCCCATCGAGTCGTTTCGCTACCACTGTGATTCGGATTTCCTGACCGAGCCACTGGACGAGATGTTGGCCGACAAGGGACTGTTCGGCCTGATCGTCCTCGACCGGCGCGAGGCAAACGTCGGCTGGCTCAAGGGCAAGCGCGTCGAACCCGTCAAGTCCGCCTCGTCGCTGGTCCCGGGCAAGCAGCGGAAAGGTGGTCAGTCCGCACAGCGGTTCGCACGGCTGCGCCTGGAGGCCATCGACAACTTCTATCAGGAGGTCGCCGAGATGGCCAACGACCTGTTCGTCTCGCGTCGCCACGAGATGAACGGCATCCTCGTGGGCGGTCCCTCCCCGACCAAAGACGAGTTCCTCGACGGCGACTACCTCCACCACGAACTCGGCGACAACGTCCTCGGGAAGTTCGACGTGGCCTACACCGACGAGTCCGGACTGTACGATCTCGTCGACGCCGCGAGCGAGGTGCTGGCCGAACACGAGATCCTCCAGGACAAGGAGGCCATGGAGGAGTTCTTCAAGGAGCTCCACGACGGCGATCTGGCGACCTACGGCTTCGGGCCGACCCGCGAGAACCTCATCATGGGGTCGGTCGACCGCCTGCTCATCTCCGAGGACCTCCGGAAGGACGTGCTCACCTACACCTGTGAGAACGGCCACGACGAGTACGAGATGGTCGACCGGTCGGCGTCGATCGACGACCACGACTGCTCGCGGTGTAGCGAGACCGTCCCCGCCGAGGAGGCCGAACGCGAGGACGCGATCGACCACCTCATGGAGATCGCCCAGCAGCGCGGCACCGAGACGCTGTTCATCTCGACGGACTTCGAGAAGGGCGAACAGCTCCTGTCGGCCTTCGGCGGCGTCGCCGGACTCCTGCGCTACTCGACCGGCGTCTAA
- a CDS encoding MinD/ParA family ATP-binding protein, which produces MAGYVCTIAGGKGGVGKTTTAVNVGAALQEAGHDVVVVDADLGMANLGSMLGIEHRASLHEILAGDAAVSDALTDAPGGLTIIPGEQSLEAFADADPAKLRKVIKTLRNAYDVVLIDTGAGLSHEVAVPLGLADGILLVTTPDDVAVGDTVKTAQLADRIDGDVVGVVVNRVTRHTDIAEISERLGFELLAVIPDDQEATAVEPLVLNAPDSRAASAFDQLSESMAAMFFRGERAADLETVLEETWFVDETDDDEEEEDESGGVFGLFS; this is translated from the coding sequence ATGGCGGGCTACGTGTGTACCATCGCGGGTGGCAAAGGCGGGGTCGGCAAGACCACGACGGCGGTCAACGTCGGAGCCGCCCTCCAGGAGGCGGGCCACGACGTCGTCGTGGTCGACGCGGACCTCGGGATGGCGAACCTCGGATCGATGCTCGGCATCGAGCATCGCGCTTCTCTCCACGAAATCCTCGCCGGGGACGCGGCGGTCAGTGACGCCCTGACCGACGCACCGGGCGGACTGACGATCATCCCCGGCGAGCAGTCCCTGGAGGCGTTCGCGGACGCCGATCCGGCGAAGCTGCGCAAGGTGATCAAGACGCTGCGCAACGCCTACGACGTGGTCCTGATCGACACCGGTGCGGGCCTGAGCCACGAGGTCGCCGTTCCGCTCGGCCTGGCCGACGGCATCCTGCTCGTGACGACACCGGACGACGTGGCCGTCGGTGACACGGTGAAGACGGCCCAGCTGGCCGACCGCATCGACGGGGACGTGGTCGGCGTGGTCGTCAACCGCGTCACCAGACACACCGACATCGCCGAGATCTCCGAACGGCTCGGCTTCGAGTTGCTGGCGGTCATCCCCGACGATCAGGAGGCCACCGCCGTCGAGCCCCTCGTGCTCAACGCGCCCGACAGTCGCGCTGCGAGCGCGTTCGACCAGCTGTCCGAGTCGATGGCGGCGATGTTCTTCCGGGGCGAGCGGGCGGCCGACCTCGAGACCGTTCTCGAAGAGACGTGGTTCGTCGACGAGACCGACGACGACGAGGAAGAGGAAGACGAATCCGGCGGCGTCTTCGGTCTGTTCAGCTGA
- a CDS encoding DUF7123 family protein has translation MSTTVQPSTDEPSKEERLAAFLKEKANNGELYFKSKFIADEVGLSPKEIGALMVKLKESASEIEVEKWSYTSATTWRVEPA, from the coding sequence ATGAGCACAACTGTGCAGCCCTCCACGGACGAGCCGAGCAAGGAAGAGCGTCTGGCTGCCTTCCTCAAAGAGAAGGCCAACAACGGTGAACTCTACTTCAAGAGCAAGTTCATCGCAGACGAAGTCGGTCTCTCGCCCAAAGAGATCGGCGCGCTCATGGTCAAGCTGAAGGAGTCGGCGTCCGAGATCGAGGTCGAGAAGTGGTCGTACACGAGCGCGACGACGTGGCGAGTCGAGCCCGCCTAG
- a CDS encoding site-2 protease family protein — protein MVSTFTWVLVGVVAYSILGMLLRTWGVLPEYVHLSGPITTLHTKRGRQFVDWLATPKRAWRAWGNVGVGVGLVVMVGSFFYVVLAAVLAVRDPAPSAVTEPRNVLVIPGVNDFLPLSVAGEIVAGLVVALVVHEGGHALLCRVGDIEIESMGLALLTIVPLGAFVEPNEEGVSLSDRGKQIRMYVAGVTNNFAVSLLCLALLFGPVIAGFGVVDGVHVGGTLPGVPADQAGIESGSVITGIDGQSVANATEMQQRLDEAGGTVEVTLQNGTVTTVDRAVVVVGAVSGAPVRTNRTIVAVNGTAVNTTTAFNDAVEDKPIARLTLDNGETVETAIGGYTVVAEDGPLEAEGAPAGESFVVTAVDGQRTATAADLVSAIGEREPGETIRLAGYVDGQRETYEITLAEASQSDPGIGVDYVARGTSGISVGDFGIETYPAERFLAMLGGDVPGQQPFESTPFLQRIGLALALPFASIVEGLSYNFPGFTGIAANFYTVSGPLSALGTDGAFVVANLLFWTGWLNLVVGQFNLVPTYPLDGGHILRVCSESIAARLPIERREGLVKAITYGVSLTMIGSFVFIIAVPQLLG, from the coding sequence ATGGTCAGTACGTTCACGTGGGTCCTCGTCGGAGTGGTCGCCTACTCTATTCTCGGGATGCTCCTGCGAACCTGGGGGGTGCTCCCGGAGTACGTCCACCTCTCGGGCCCGATCACGACCCTCCACACGAAGCGTGGCCGGCAGTTCGTCGACTGGCTCGCGACGCCGAAACGGGCGTGGCGAGCGTGGGGCAACGTCGGCGTCGGCGTCGGACTGGTCGTCATGGTCGGTTCGTTCTTCTACGTCGTGTTGGCCGCCGTCCTCGCAGTGCGAGACCCCGCACCGAGTGCCGTCACCGAACCGCGAAACGTCCTCGTCATTCCGGGCGTCAACGACTTCCTCCCGCTGTCGGTGGCCGGCGAGATCGTCGCCGGTCTCGTGGTGGCGCTGGTCGTCCACGAGGGCGGGCACGCGCTGCTGTGTCGGGTCGGCGACATCGAGATCGAGTCGATGGGGCTGGCGCTCCTCACGATCGTGCCGCTGGGCGCGTTCGTCGAACCGAACGAAGAGGGCGTCAGCCTCTCGGACCGAGGCAAGCAGATACGGATGTACGTCGCGGGCGTGACGAACAACTTCGCGGTGAGCCTGCTCTGTCTGGCGCTCCTGTTCGGGCCGGTGATCGCCGGCTTCGGCGTCGTCGACGGCGTCCACGTCGGCGGGACGCTCCCCGGCGTGCCGGCGGACCAGGCCGGCATCGAGAGCGGGTCTGTCATCACCGGAATCGACGGTCAGTCGGTCGCAAACGCCACGGAGATGCAACAGCGCCTCGACGAGGCCGGTGGCACGGTCGAGGTCACGCTCCAGAACGGAACGGTCACGACCGTCGACCGCGCGGTGGTCGTCGTCGGAGCGGTGTCCGGCGCACCGGTCCGGACCAACCGCACCATCGTCGCGGTCAACGGGACCGCGGTGAACACGACGACCGCGTTCAACGACGCCGTCGAAGACAAACCGATCGCACGGCTCACGCTGGACAACGGTGAAACCGTCGAGACGGCGATCGGCGGCTACACCGTCGTCGCCGAAGACGGCCCGCTCGAAGCCGAGGGCGCACCCGCAGGCGAGTCGTTCGTCGTGACGGCCGTCGACGGCCAGCGGACCGCGACGGCAGCCGATCTGGTGAGTGCTATCGGCGAGCGCGAACCCGGCGAGACGATCCGGCTCGCGGGCTACGTCGACGGTCAGCGTGAGACCTACGAGATCACGCTCGCGGAAGCGAGCCAGAGCGATCCGGGGATCGGCGTCGACTACGTCGCACGCGGGACCAGCGGGATCTCGGTGGGCGACTTCGGCATCGAGACGTACCCGGCCGAGCGGTTCCTCGCGATGCTGGGCGGTGACGTGCCCGGCCAGCAGCCCTTCGAGTCGACCCCGTTCCTCCAGCGGATCGGACTGGCGCTGGCGCTGCCCTTCGCGTCGATCGTCGAGGGACTCAGCTACAACTTCCCCGGCTTCACCGGGATCGCCGCGAACTTCTACACGGTCTCGGGGCCGCTGAGCGCACTGGGGACCGACGGGGCCTTCGTCGTCGCGAACCTCCTGTTCTGGACCGGGTGGCTCAACCTCGTCGTCGGCCAGTTCAACCTCGTCCCGACCTACCCCCTCGACGGCGGCCACATCCTGCGCGTGTGTTCGGAGTCGATCGCCGCTCGCCTCCCGATCGAGCGTCGTGAAGGGCTCGTGAAAGCGATCACCTACGGCGTCTCGCTGACGATGATCGGGAGTTTCGTCTTCATCATCGCGGTCCCGCAGCTGCTCGGGTAG
- the pyrH gene encoding UMP kinase has product MKVVVSVGGSVLAPNLEPDRIGEYARVIETLDEAGHEIGIVVGGGPTAREYITTARDLGANEIELDQLGIAVTRLNSRLLIAALGEAAAPAPVESYDEGRAALRRGDVPVMGGTVAGQTTDAVSAALAEHVGADLLVYATSVPGVFSADPNEDDDAERYEEIAAGELVDLIAGIEMNAGSNAPVDLLAAKIIERAGLRSIVLDGTDPTAVRRAVETGEHDGTDVVPENLGAAPTAWDRA; this is encoded by the coding sequence ATGAAAGTAGTTGTCTCCGTCGGCGGGAGCGTCCTCGCCCCCAATCTGGAACCGGATCGGATCGGCGAGTACGCTCGCGTCATCGAGACACTCGACGAAGCGGGACACGAGATCGGGATCGTCGTCGGTGGCGGCCCCACGGCGCGGGAGTACATCACGACGGCACGGGACCTCGGGGCCAACGAGATCGAGCTCGACCAGCTCGGGATCGCCGTCACGCGGCTCAACAGCCGGCTCCTGATCGCCGCGCTGGGCGAGGCGGCCGCGCCGGCACCGGTCGAGAGCTACGACGAGGGACGGGCGGCTCTCAGACGGGGCGACGTTCCCGTCATGGGTGGGACCGTCGCCGGCCAGACCACCGACGCCGTCAGCGCCGCACTCGCGGAACACGTCGGCGCGGATCTGCTCGTGTACGCGACCAGCGTTCCGGGCGTGTTCAGTGCCGACCCCAACGAGGACGACGACGCCGAGCGCTACGAGGAGATCGCTGCCGGCGAACTCGTCGACCTGATCGCCGGCATCGAGATGAACGCCGGGAGCAACGCGCCGGTCGACCTGCTGGCGGCGAAGATCATCGAGCGGGCCGGGCTCCGGTCGATCGTCCTCGACGGCACCGACCCGACGGCGGTTCGACGCGCCGTCGAGACGGGCGAACACGACGGCACCGACGTAGTGCCCGAGAATCTCGGTGCCGCTCCGACGGCGTGGGATCGAGCATGA